The genomic segment GGTGATGTCGATACCAACTGTGGACGCCTCAGTACCTACGTGAGCGAGCCCTACGCCGGCGGCCTTCGGGGGGAGGGCGTTGCGGGTGCGCCGATGGAAGGCGAGCAGGGCCAGCAGTGCGGTGGCGGTGAACCAGAGGGCCTGTAGAGCGAGGTAATCGGGGGTGTGAGTAGTGGAGAAGCCGCTGGCGGTGGCGGTCTGGATGGCTCCGTGGGAGGGCAGGAAGTGCACAAGGGGACTCCCCGCGCTGGAGCTGCGGGTGGGGTTTTGCAGGGTGATGTCGACGATGCTGGTCATCGCGACGGCGAACATGCCCTCGACCTCGCGGCGGAGCACGGATCCGAAGACGACGCCGAGGGCGCCGTAGGTCATTGCGCTACTGAAGAGTGCGGTCGCGAGTTGGAGCGGCTGCTTGGGGGACCATGCCATGCAGATGACGGCAGTGGCGTAGGCGGCGACGAGGGCCGAGGCCAGGGTGAGGGTGGCGGCTTTGGCCAGGACGAGGTGGGGGCGGGGGTAACCCGCCAGGGCGAGGCGCTTGTCGAAGCGCCCGCCGGTGAAGGTGGCGGCGAACATCATGAACCCGGTGATGAGCGCGACGGCGTTGAGGG from the Streptomyces sp. RKAG293 genome contains:
- a CDS encoding ABC transporter permease, producing MSNGARRHLIWFTTAVRYNVIEHSRNKFAMLLVVAFVPTWTVLAYLVIPKTPIPFRLRATGQLLAPAGNQMTQLTGALNAVALITGFMMFAATFTGGRFDKRLALAGYPRPHLVLAKAATLTLASALVAAYATAVICMAWSPKQPLQLATALFSSAMTYGALGVVFGSVLRREVEGMFAVAMTSIVDITLQNPTRSSSAGSPLVHFLPSHGAIQTATASGFSTTHTPDYLALQALWFTATALLALLAFHRRTRNALPPKAAGVGLAHVGTEASTVGIDITTTPPKQSSAPSLAP